GCACCAGCAACAGCAGCACCGGAACGGGGATGCCGTCGTAACTGTTGAGGGTGGTGACGAAGCCGGCCAGCACGGCGCCGATCACAGCCACGCGCAACAGGTCACGCACCAACGAATGCGCTGCCAGGCCATGCAGCGCGCGATTGCGCCGTTGCTTCCAGGTCAGGAACAGGGTCAAGGCAAACAGCAACACGCCCAGCCCCACGCCCACCGAATGCGGCAAATACCCCTGGCCCACGTACACCAGCGACGGCGACACCGGCGCAATCGTGGTGCCGCCGGTAATCCCCAGCAAAATCCCGCGAAACGCCAACATGCCGCCCAGGCCGACAATGAACGAGGGGATGCGCAGGTAGGCGGTCATGTAGCCGTTGGCCAGGCCGATCATCAAGCCGCACAGCGCCACCAGGCTCAGGTTGGCGAGCAGCGGAATGTGGTAGACCACGTCCAGAATCGCCGCCAGCCCGCCCAACAGACCCAGCAGTGAACCCACCGACAAATCGATCTCGCCGCTGATGATCACCAGCACCATGCCGCACGCCAGAATCCCGGTGATCGACATCTGCCGCAGCAGGTTGGACAGGTTGCGCGGCGTGAGAAAACCGCCCTCGGTCTGCCAGCTGAAAAATATCCAGATGATTGCCACGGCGATCACCAGGGCGAGCATTTTGTAGCGGGTAAAAAGGTGTTTGACCTGATTCATCTACGCGGTTTTCCCATTCTTATTGTGTTGGCTGAGCGCGGCGGCGAGCACCTGTTCCTGGGTGAGCCCTTCATTGATGAAATCGCCGCGCAACTGGCCGTCGCCAATCACCAGCACGCGGTTGGAAACCCCCAGCACTTCGGCCAGTTCCGAAGAGACCATGATGATCGACACGCCCTCGGCGGCCAGCGCGCCCATCAGTTTGTAGATCTCATACTTGGCGCCCACATCCACGCCGCGTGTGGGCTCGTCGAGGATCAGCACACGGGGCTTGGCCATCAGCATTTTTGCCAGCACGGCCTTTTGCTGGTTGCCGCCGGACAGGCTGGTGATCGGCAAAAACGGGCTGGCGGTCTTGAGGTGCAGGCGCGCGATTTGCTGGTCGATGCTGCCCAGTTCGGCTTCGGCGTCGATGCGGGTCATATGCGCATAGCGGTCGAGCACCGCCAGGGTGATGTTCTGGCCCACCCCGAAGTCGGGAATGATGCCTTGGCGCTTGCGGTCTTCGGGCACCATGCACAGCCCGGCACGGATCGATTTGAGTGGCGTGCGCGTGTCGATCAGTTGCCCGTCCAGCCACACCTCGGCGCTGTAGCGGCCGGGGTAGGCGCCGAACAGGGCCGACACCAGTTCCGTGCGCCCGGCACCCACCAGCCCGGCAATGCCGAGAATTTCCCCGCGCTTGAGCACGAAGGACACATCATCCACGCGTTTGCGTTTGGGGTTGTCGACGTCATAGCAGGTGACGTTGCGCGCTTCGAAAATCACCTCGCCGACGGCATGGGGCTCGGTGGGGTAGAGGTTGCTCATCTCGCGGCCGACCATCTGCGTGATGATCTGTGCAATATCCATGTCGGCCATGGCCGTGGTCGCGATGTGCTTGCCGTCGCGAATCACCGCGATGGTGTCGCACACGGCGGCCACTTCATCGAGCTTGTGGGAGATGTACACGCAGGCCACGCCCTTGGCCTTGAGGCCTCGGATAATGTCGAGCAGCACCTCGATTTCCGAACGGGTCAGGGCCGAGGAGGGCTCGTCGAGAATCAACAGGCGCGCCTGTTTGTTCAGGGCTTTGGCGATTTCCACCAACTGTTGATAGCCGCCGCCGTACTGCGACACCGGCAGCGCCACGTTCATGTCCGGCACCTTGAGTTCGCGCATCAGCGCTTCGGCGCGCTGCAGCATGGCCGGGTAGTTCATGCGCCCGCCGGGCAAGGTCAGTTCGTGGCCCATGAAGATGTTCTCGGCCACCGACAAGTCCGGCACCAGGGTCAGCTCCTGATGAATGATGACAATGCCGGCGGCCTCGGTTTCACTGATCGAGTGGGCCTTGAGTGGCTGCCCGTCCCAGAGGATTTCACCGTCCCAGGTGCCATAGGGGTAGACCGCCGACAGCACCTTCATCAAGGTGGATTTGCCGGCACCGTTTTCACCGCACAGGCCGACGCATTCCCCCGGCCGCACCTTGATATCGATGCCGTTCAGG
The window above is part of the Pseudomonas sp. KBS0710 genome. Proteins encoded here:
- a CDS encoding sugar ABC transporter permease, translated to MNQVKHLFTRYKMLALVIAVAIIWIFFSWQTEGGFLTPRNLSNLLRQMSITGILACGMVLVIISGEIDLSVGSLLGLLGGLAAILDVVYHIPLLANLSLVALCGLMIGLANGYMTAYLRIPSFIVGLGGMLAFRGILLGITGGTTIAPVSPSLVYVGQGYLPHSVGVGLGVLLFALTLFLTWKQRRNRALHGLAAHSLVRDLLRVAVIGAVLAGFVTTLNSYDGIPVPVLLLLVLLGVFSYVTSQTVFGRRVYAVGSNMEATRLSGINVQAVKLWIFGIMGVMCALAGLVNTARLAAGSPSAGSMGELDAIAACFIGGTSMRGGSGTVYGALLGALVITSLDNGMSMLDVDSYWQMIVKGSILVLAVWVDVSTRAGRR
- the xylG gene encoding D-xylose ABC transporter ATP-binding protein, encoding MADYLLQMNGIVKSFGGVNALNGIDIKVRPGECVGLCGENGAGKSTLMKVLSAVYPYGTWDGEILWDGQPLKAHSISETEAAGIVIIHQELTLVPDLSVAENIFMGHELTLPGGRMNYPAMLQRAEALMRELKVPDMNVALPVSQYGGGYQQLVEIAKALNKQARLLILDEPSSALTRSEIEVLLDIIRGLKAKGVACVYISHKLDEVAAVCDTIAVIRDGKHIATTAMADMDIAQIITQMVGREMSNLYPTEPHAVGEVIFEARNVTCYDVDNPKRKRVDDVSFVLKRGEILGIAGLVGAGRTELVSALFGAYPGRYSAEVWLDGQLIDTRTPLKSIRAGLCMVPEDRKRQGIIPDFGVGQNITLAVLDRYAHMTRIDAEAELGSIDQQIARLHLKTASPFLPITSLSGGNQQKAVLAKMLMAKPRVLILDEPTRGVDVGAKYEIYKLMGALAAEGVSIIMVSSELAEVLGVSNRVLVIGDGQLRGDFINEGLTQEQVLAAALSQHNKNGKTA